From the genome of Acidaminococcus sp.:
TAGGATACGACAAGGCCTGCCAGATAGGCAAGCGGCTGCGTCGTACTGGCTGCAAGAGGCAGCCCGGAAATGCCAAGGGTCATCGCCCCGACAGCGCAGGCAGCCTGGACGGCTCCGCCAAACGCTCCGCCGATACAGGCCCCGATAAAGGGCCGCCCGAGCGGCAGCGTCACGCCATAAATCAAAGGTTCACCGACTCCCAAAAGGCCCACGGGCAGTGCCGAAGCGACGACCTTACGAACCTCGGGATTTTTTGTTTTCATATAGACAGCCGCCGCGGCTCCCACCTGGCCTCCGCCGGCCATAGCAAGAATCGGCAGCAGGATTGTAAATCCATACTGTGCAATGAGCTGAGCGTGAATCGGTGTCAGTCCCTGGTGTACGCCCATCATGACAAGCGGCAGGAAGGTACCGCCAAGAATGAACCCGGTGACGGCTCCGCCCCGGCTGACTGCTTCTGTCGCAGCAAAGCCGATACTTTCGGCAATGAAACCGCCCAAGGGCTGCAGTACATAGAGGGCGGCCAGTGCCATAACCCCCATCACGACAAAAGGCGTGATAAATAAATCGAGAGATTCCGGCACCCAGCGGTGCAGCTTCTTTTCGAACTGAGCCCCCAAAAATGCTACGAGGAGGACTGCTACAATACCGCCGCGTCCCGGCTGCAAAGCCGCTCCATAGAGCGTAATCTGCGAGAGGGTCGGCAGACTGATGAGTGCCCCCAGCGCCCCGCCGAGGACGGGGGTACCGCCAAACACTTTGGCCGTATTCCAGCCCACAAAGAGGTTCAGGCCCCAGAAGACCGTGGAACCGGCGAGGGCAAGGAGCTTTACCGGTGCCAGTTCTCCCAGTGCCGGATTATATCGAACGA
Proteins encoded in this window:
- a CDS encoding PTS transporter subunit EIIC, which encodes MTNEELAAQILKEVGPKENIEEVTHCMTRLRLHLKEETYDAAKLKALQGVLGVNKAGDELQIVLGPGKAAQVTDCFTRLMETQNDRQEVDTAETTAQAAKKAKVGDGTALHNAIRQKNATPGKLLLRKIASIFMPLIPGFIGCGLLSGIVNILVRYNPALGELAPVKLLALAGSTVFWGLNLFVGWNTAKVFGGTPVLGGALGALISLPTLSQITLYGAALQPGRGGIVAVLLVAFLGAQFEKKLHRWVPESLDLFITPFVVMGVMALAALYVLQPLGGFIAESIGFAATEAVSRGGAVTGFILGGTFLPLVMMGVHQGLTPIHAQLIAQYGFTILLPILAMAGGGQVGAAAAVYMKTKNPEVRKVVASALPVGLLGVGEPLIYGVTLPLGRPFIGACIGGAFGGAVQAACAVGAMTLGISGLPLAASTTQPLAYLAGLVVSYVAGFAATWVLGFEDPKEE